From Brucella pseudogrignonensis, a single genomic window includes:
- the arfB gene encoding alternative ribosome rescue aminoacyl-tRNA hydrolase ArfB yields the protein MEESCTIIRITNRLTIHEDHLEESFIRSSGPGGQNVNKVSTAVQLRFHASQSGLPEDVLARLFKLAGQRGTKDGDILIEANRFRTQERNREDARERMIALIQDAAVPPPPPRRKTKPTKGSVERRLKAKSGRSDIKKGRGKVSYD from the coding sequence ATGGAAGAAAGCTGCACCATCATCCGCATCACAAACCGCCTGACGATCCACGAGGATCATCTCGAGGAGAGCTTTATTCGCTCGTCTGGTCCCGGTGGTCAAAACGTCAACAAGGTATCGACGGCCGTACAGTTGCGCTTTCATGCAAGCCAGTCCGGTCTGCCGGAAGATGTGCTTGCGCGTCTTTTCAAGCTTGCCGGTCAGCGCGGCACCAAGGACGGTGATATACTGATCGAGGCCAATCGTTTTCGCACACAAGAGCGCAATCGCGAAGATGCACGTGAGCGGATGATTGCGCTGATCCAGGATGCAGCAGTTCCGCCACCGCCACCGCGCAGGAAAACAAAGCCGACAAAAGGTTCTGTCGAACGCCGCCTCAAGGCCAAGTCAGGCCGATCGGACATTAAAAAAGGCCGCGGCAAGGTTTCTTACGATTAA
- a CDS encoding phosphoenolpyruvate carboxykinase — translation MKEIGIHNTAASISTSGLKELSAVFYNFGPARLYEETIRRGEAELSAKGALVARTGQHTGRSPKDKFVVRDANTEDQVWWDNNKPMTPEAFELLYADFIDHARGKELFVQDLIGGADEDNKINARVVTEYAWHSLFIRNLLIRPEESALASYLPEMTIIDLPSFKADPARYGVRTETVIAVDLTRKIVLIGGTSYAGEMKKSVFTVLNYLLPAKGVMPMHCSANEGPNGDTAVFFGLSGTGKTTLSAEPSRTLIGDDEHGWGEHGVFNFEGGCYAKTIRLSAEAEPEIYATTQRFGTVLENVVLDANRQPDFDDGSLTENTRCAYPLDFIPNASASGKGNQPKNIIMLTADAFGVMPPIAKLTPAQAMYHFLSGYTAKVAGTEKGVTEPEATFSTCFGAPFMPRHPSEYGNLLRKLIAEHKVDCWLVNTGWTGGAYGTGKRMPIKATRALLAAALDGSLNNAEFRTDPNFGFAVPVAVPGVDTAILDPRSTWADKAAYDAQAQKLVDMFVNNFEKFESHVDHDVRDAAPATQIAAE, via the coding sequence ATGAAAGAGATCGGCATCCATAATACTGCCGCTTCCATTTCCACTTCAGGATTGAAGGAACTGTCCGCAGTCTTTTATAATTTTGGACCGGCCCGGCTCTATGAAGAGACCATTCGCCGTGGCGAAGCAGAGCTTTCGGCAAAAGGAGCCCTTGTTGCTCGTACCGGTCAGCACACGGGTCGTTCGCCAAAAGACAAGTTCGTTGTGCGCGATGCAAACACCGAAGATCAGGTCTGGTGGGACAACAACAAGCCGATGACGCCGGAAGCCTTTGAGCTTCTTTATGCCGATTTCATTGATCATGCGAGAGGCAAAGAGCTTTTCGTACAGGACCTGATCGGCGGCGCTGACGAAGACAACAAGATCAATGCCCGTGTTGTGACTGAATATGCATGGCATTCGCTGTTCATTCGCAACCTGCTGATCCGTCCGGAAGAATCGGCGCTAGCGTCTTACCTGCCGGAAATGACAATTATCGATCTGCCTTCCTTCAAAGCCGATCCTGCACGCTATGGCGTGCGCACCGAAACGGTGATCGCGGTCGATCTTACCCGCAAGATCGTGTTGATTGGCGGCACGTCCTATGCTGGGGAAATGAAAAAGTCGGTCTTCACCGTCCTCAACTATCTGTTGCCTGCCAAGGGCGTCATGCCGATGCATTGTTCGGCCAATGAAGGCCCGAACGGCGATACGGCTGTCTTCTTCGGTCTGTCCGGCACCGGCAAGACGACGCTTTCCGCTGAACCGAGCCGCACGCTGATCGGCGATGATGAGCATGGCTGGGGCGAGCATGGCGTTTTCAACTTTGAAGGCGGCTGCTATGCCAAAACTATCCGCCTTTCTGCTGAAGCCGAGCCGGAAATCTACGCAACCACGCAGCGTTTCGGCACTGTGCTGGAAAACGTCGTGCTGGATGCCAACCGCCAGCCGGATTTCGACGATGGTTCGCTGACCGAAAACACCCGCTGCGCTTATCCGCTCGACTTCATTCCGAATGCGTCTGCATCGGGCAAGGGCAACCAGCCAAAGAACATCATCATGCTGACCGCCGATGCTTTTGGCGTTATGCCTCCGATTGCCAAGCTCACGCCTGCGCAGGCCATGTATCACTTCCTGTCCGGCTACACCGCAAAGGTTGCAGGGACCGAAAAGGGCGTGACCGAGCCTGAAGCAACGTTCTCGACCTGCTTTGGCGCACCATTCATGCCGCGCCATCCATCGGAATACGGCAATCTGCTGCGCAAACTGATCGCAGAACACAAGGTCGATTGCTGGCTGGTCAACACCGGCTGGACCGGCGGCGCCTATGGCACCGGCAAGCGTATGCCGATCAAGGCAACCCGTGCGCTTCTTGCAGCAGCGCTAGACGGTTCGCTCAATAATGCCGAGTTCCGTACGGATCCGAATTTCGGCTTCGCCGTGCCGGTTGCAGTGCCGGGCGTGGATACCGCCATTCTCGATCCGCGTTCGACCTGGGCTGACAAGGCAGCTTACGACGCACAGGCGCAAAAACTTGTCGATATGTTCGTGAATAATTTCGAGAAGTTCGAAAGCCATGTCGATCATGATGTGCGCGATGCCGCGCCAGCAACGCAGATTGCGGCCGAGTAA
- a CDS encoding response regulator transcription factor → MKEASVTQTIALVDDDRNILTSVSIALESEGYRVETYTDGASALDGLMSRPPNLAIFDIKMPRMDGMELLRRLRQKSDLPVIFLTSKDDEIDELFGLKMGADDFITKPFSQRLLVERVKAVLRRVAARDGTAKPTGQQAKSLERGQLVMDQERHTCTWKGEPVTLTVTEFLILHSLAQRPGVVKSRDALMDAAYDEQVYVDDRTIDSHIKRLRKKFKSVDDDFEMIETLYGVGYRFREA, encoded by the coding sequence ATGAAGGAAGCTTCGGTAACGCAGACAATTGCGCTGGTCGACGATGACCGCAATATTCTGACCTCCGTTTCCATTGCTCTGGAGTCGGAAGGCTATCGCGTCGAGACCTATACCGATGGGGCTTCTGCTCTGGACGGGTTGATGTCCCGCCCGCCGAACCTCGCAATCTTCGATATCAAGATGCCGCGTATGGATGGCATGGAATTGCTGCGCCGTCTGCGCCAGAAGTCTGACCTCCCCGTCATCTTCCTGACATCTAAGGACGATGAGATCGATGAATTGTTCGGCCTGAAGATGGGCGCGGATGATTTTATTACCAAGCCGTTCTCGCAGCGCCTTCTGGTCGAGCGTGTCAAGGCTGTTCTGCGCCGCGTTGCTGCGCGTGATGGCACAGCAAAGCCCACTGGACAGCAGGCAAAGTCGCTTGAGCGCGGCCAGCTTGTCATGGATCAGGAGCGTCATACCTGCACCTGGAAGGGCGAACCTGTCACGCTGACTGTCACCGAATTCCTCATCCTGCACTCGCTTGCCCAACGTCCCGGTGTTGTGAAAAGCCGTGACGCGCTGATGGATGCCGCTTATGATGAGCAGGTCTATGTGGATGATCGCACCATCGACAGCCACATCAAGCGTCTTCGCAAGAAGTTCAAGTCCGTCGATGACGACTTTGAGATGATCGAAACGCTTTATGGCGTGGGTTATCGCTTCCGCGAAGCATGA
- a CDS encoding stimulus-sensing domain-containing protein: protein MVAETRKDSAMTMRERRARRQRSLLLRRLFAPFSRFLGQFLFSSLTRRILFLNIAALGVLVSGILYMNQFREGLIDAKIESLLTQGKIIAAAISASATVDTNSLMIDPEKLLELQAGQSITPSPDSPDNWEFPINPEKVSPLLRQLISPTSTRARIYDHYANLLLDSRSLYAPAFASGGPVFRYDLPAIEEDAPSPWERFTMWFSRLFYGGGLPLYQEQPGGNGLAYQEIVRALSGSPQTAQRRNQQGELVVSVAVPIQQSRAILGVLLLSTEGDDIDKIVQGERMAVFRVFGVVAAVMVILSLFLASTIASPLRKLAAAADRVRLGVKSREEIPDFSARQDEVGHLSTSIRAMTDALYTRIEAIESFAADVSHELKNPLTSLRSAVETLPLAKNDNSRNRLLDVIQHDVRRLDRLITDISDASRLDAELAREHSDRVDMKTLLNNLVLAAREVRRNKVGTEIVFNTGKLPSGKKGFFVAGHDLRLGQVISNLIENARSFVPEDTGRIVVTLSGEGNRVRVLVEDNGPGIPIENIERIFERFYTDRPASEAFGQNSGLGLSISRQIIEAHGGTLSAENIVNDDEPDQMKGARFIVDLPAIA from the coding sequence ATGGTCGCCGAAACCCGTAAAGATAGCGCAATGACAATGAGAGAACGCAGGGCACGGCGGCAACGCTCGCTGCTTCTGCGGCGTCTGTTTGCACCTTTCAGCCGGTTTCTCGGTCAGTTTCTGTTTTCAAGCCTGACGCGCCGCATTCTGTTTCTGAACATTGCAGCACTTGGCGTTCTGGTTTCCGGTATTCTTTATATGAATCAGTTCCGTGAGGGGCTGATTGATGCCAAAATTGAGAGTTTGCTGACGCAGGGCAAAATTATCGCGGCAGCAATTTCTGCATCCGCAACGGTTGATACCAATTCGTTGATGATCGATCCTGAAAAGCTGCTGGAGCTTCAGGCAGGCCAAAGCATCACCCCCTCGCCTGATTCTCCGGACAATTGGGAATTTCCGATCAATCCGGAAAAAGTCTCACCTCTGCTGCGTCAGTTGATTTCGCCGACCAGCACACGCGCCCGCATTTACGATCATTACGCAAATCTTCTGCTGGATTCCCGTTCGCTTTATGCCCCGGCATTTGCTTCGGGCGGTCCTGTATTCCGCTATGATCTGCCGGCTATTGAAGAAGACGCACCGAGCCCATGGGAACGCTTTACCATGTGGTTCTCACGTCTGTTTTATGGTGGTGGCCTGCCTCTCTATCAGGAACAGCCAGGCGGCAATGGTCTTGCCTATCAGGAAATCGTTCGCGCATTGAGCGGCTCGCCGCAGACTGCGCAGCGCCGCAACCAGCAGGGTGAACTGGTTGTTTCGGTGGCCGTTCCTATTCAGCAATCACGTGCGATTTTGGGTGTGCTTCTGCTTTCAACCGAAGGCGATGACATCGACAAAATCGTGCAGGGCGAACGCATGGCGGTTTTCCGTGTATTCGGCGTTGTTGCGGCGGTGATGGTGATCTTGTCGCTGTTTCTGGCGTCGACCATTGCAAGCCCGTTGCGCAAACTTGCAGCCGCTGCCGACCGCGTGCGCCTTGGCGTAAAAAGCCGCGAGGAAATTCCGGATTTCTCCGCGCGTCAGGATGAAGTGGGCCATTTGTCAACTTCCATTCGCGCGATGACCGATGCGCTCTATACGCGAATCGAGGCGATTGAAAGCTTCGCAGCCGATGTGAGTCACGAGCTGAAAAACCCCCTCACCTCGTTGCGCAGTGCTGTTGAAACGCTGCCGCTTGCGAAAAATGATAATTCCCGCAATCGTCTGCTTGATGTCATTCAGCATGATGTGCGGCGTCTTGATCGTCTGATTACCGATATTTCGGACGCGTCACGCCTTGATGCGGAGCTTGCGCGCGAACATTCCGACCGCGTGGATATGAAGACGCTGCTCAACAATCTGGTTCTTGCAGCGCGCGAAGTCCGTCGTAACAAGGTTGGCACCGAGATTGTGTTCAATACAGGCAAATTGCCGTCTGGCAAGAAGGGCTTCTTCGTTGCAGGACATGATCTTCGTCTTGGACAGGTGATCAGCAATCTGATCGAAAATGCGCGGTCTTTTGTGCCGGAAGATACGGGCCGTATCGTGGTTACGTTAAGCGGTGAAGGCAATCGTGTGCGCGTTCTTGTCGAAGATAATGGCCCCGGCATTCCGATCGAGAATATCGAACGCATTTTCGAGCGGTTCTACACGGATCGCCCGGCTTCAGAGGCTTTTGGTCAGAATTCCGGCCTTGGTCTCTCGATCAGCCGCCAGATCATTGAAGCGCATGGCGGTACATTGAGTGCAGAAAATATCGTCAATGATGATGAGCCGGATCAGATGAAGGGTGCACGCTTTATCGTTGATCTGCCAGCTATCGCGTGA
- a CDS encoding HPr kinase/phosphorylase — protein sequence MTPEEQKSGLHATTVQIRGRGVMLMGKSGAGKTETALTLIERAVTRGEEALLVSDDRTLLHVDGSKLIASVPDSLAGGVEIRGAGLFTVAYVKQTPLDLVVILVSREEAERYPSGENWQFEGIEIPRLLLPELSSNGDSNAVSRAIEASLFYKTWP from the coding sequence ATGACACCGGAAGAACAGAAAAGTGGTCTTCACGCAACGACGGTGCAAATACGCGGTCGTGGCGTGATGCTGATGGGGAAATCAGGCGCTGGAAAAACAGAGACAGCGCTGACGTTAATTGAGCGCGCAGTGACGCGCGGGGAAGAGGCTTTACTCGTTTCTGATGACCGCACGTTGTTGCATGTGGATGGCAGTAAGCTGATAGCCAGCGTTCCCGATTCTCTCGCCGGCGGTGTTGAAATTCGTGGAGCGGGTCTTTTCACTGTTGCTTATGTGAAACAGACGCCACTCGATCTTGTTGTCATTCTGGTTAGCCGCGAAGAGGCTGAACGTTATCCAAGCGGCGAGAATTGGCAGTTTGAAGGCATCGAAATTCCGCGTCTGTTGTTGCCTGAACTCTCGTCAAACGGCGATTCTAACGCAGTTTCGCGTGCTATCGAGGCAAGCCTGTTTTATAAAACCTGGCCTTAA
- a CDS encoding PTS sugar transporter subunit IIA, translating to MIGLVLVTHGKLAEEFLHAVVHVVGPQDNFETVCIGAEDDMEQRRRDIVDAVERADSGSGVIVLTDMFGGTPSNLAISVMEEGKIEVIAGVNLPMLIKLSSVRIGGDIKTALREAQDAGRKYINVASQVLTGK from the coding sequence ATGATCGGACTCGTGCTTGTTACGCACGGAAAGCTGGCCGAAGAGTTTCTCCATGCTGTGGTGCATGTGGTTGGCCCGCAAGACAATTTCGAGACCGTTTGTATCGGTGCCGAAGATGACATGGAACAGCGCCGCCGCGATATCGTGGATGCGGTGGAGCGGGCCGATAGTGGCAGCGGTGTTATCGTTCTGACCGATATGTTTGGTGGAACTCCGTCCAATCTCGCAATTTCGGTGATGGAAGAGGGCAAGATCGAGGTCATCGCAGGCGTGAATCTGCCGATGCTGATCAAGCTTTCCAGCGTTCGTATCGGTGGAGACATCAAGACAGCTCTGCGCGAGGCGCAGGACGCAGGACGCAAGTACATCAATGTTGCAAGCCAGGTCCTGACAGGAAAGTAA
- a CDS encoding HPr family phosphocarrier protein, producing MHPTVVVTGEYDADSALSRSFEIVNKRGLHARASAKFVQLVDSFDAHVRVSKDGMTVGGTSIMGLMMLAASPGCCIEVHASGEQADAVLDGLQALIADKFGEEA from the coding sequence ATGCATCCCACCGTGGTTGTTACTGGCGAATATGATGCTGATAGCGCGCTCTCCCGCTCCTTCGAGATCGTCAATAAGCGTGGTCTTCATGCGCGCGCTTCCGCGAAATTTGTACAGCTTGTGGATAGCTTTGATGCCCATGTCCGCGTGAGCAAGGATGGCATGACGGTGGGTGGCACCTCTATCATGGGCTTGATGATGCTGGCAGCCTCGCCGGGCTGCTGCATTGAAGTGCACGCATCGGGTGAACAAGCTGATGCGGTGCTCGATGGGCTTCAGGCGCTGATCGCTGATAAATTTGGTGAAGAAGCCTGA
- the ahcY gene encoding adenosylhomocysteinase — protein sequence MTASQDFVVKDLSLADWGRKELDIAETEMPGLMAAREEFGKSQPLKGARISGSLHMTIQTAVLIETLKALGADVRWASCNIFSTQDHAAAAIAATGTPVFAIKGETLEEYWTYTDKIFQWTDGEPSNMILDDGGDATMYILIGARAEAGEDVLSKPESEEEEVLFAQIKKRMAETPGFFTRQRDAIKGVTEETTTGVNRLYQLQKKGLLPFPAINVNDSVTKSKFDNKYGCKESLVDGIRRGTDVMMAGKVAVVCGYGDVGKGSAASLAGAGARVKVTEVDPICALQAAMDGFEVVTLDDAASTADIVISTTGNKDVITLDHMRKLKDMAIVGNIGHFDNEIQVAGLRNLKWTNVKPQVDLVEFPDGKRIILLSEGRLLNLGNATGHPSFVMSASFTNQVLGQIELFTRTDAYKNEVYVLPKHLDEKVARLHLDKLGAKLTVLSDEQAAYIGVTPQGPFKSEHYRY from the coding sequence ATGACCGCAAGTCAGGATTTCGTCGTCAAGGATCTTAGCCTCGCCGATTGGGGCCGCAAAGAACTCGATATTGCCGAAACGGAAATGCCGGGCCTGATGGCCGCGCGCGAAGAGTTTGGCAAATCACAGCCGCTCAAGGGCGCACGTATTTCTGGTTCGCTGCATATGACGATCCAGACCGCCGTGCTCATTGAAACGCTGAAGGCACTGGGTGCCGATGTGCGCTGGGCGTCCTGCAATATTTTTTCGACTCAGGATCATGCTGCGGCAGCAATCGCTGCAACTGGTACGCCGGTTTTCGCTATCAAGGGCGAAACGCTTGAAGAATACTGGACTTATACCGACAAGATCTTCCAGTGGACGGATGGCGAACCATCCAACATGATCCTTGATGATGGTGGCGATGCCACCATGTATATCCTGATCGGCGCACGCGCTGAAGCAGGTGAAGACGTTCTTTCCAAGCCTGAAAGCGAAGAAGAAGAAGTTCTGTTCGCACAAATCAAGAAGCGCATGGCTGAAACGCCTGGCTTCTTCACGCGTCAGCGCGATGCGATCAAGGGTGTGACGGAAGAAACAACCACAGGCGTCAATCGCCTCTACCAGTTGCAGAAGAAAGGCCTCCTGCCCTTCCCGGCAATCAACGTCAATGACAGCGTCACCAAGTCGAAGTTCGACAACAAGTATGGCTGTAAGGAATCGCTGGTTGACGGTATCCGTCGCGGCACAGACGTGATGATGGCTGGTAAGGTCGCTGTCGTTTGCGGTTATGGCGATGTTGGCAAAGGTTCTGCTGCCTCGCTCGCCGGTGCTGGCGCCCGCGTGAAGGTCACGGAAGTTGATCCAATCTGCGCGCTTCAGGCTGCCATGGACGGATTTGAAGTCGTAACCCTTGATGATGCGGCTTCTACTGCTGATATCGTGATCTCGACAACCGGCAACAAAGACGTCATCACGCTTGATCATATGCGCAAGCTGAAAGATATGGCGATTGTTGGCAATATCGGTCACTTCGATAATGAAATTCAGGTTGCAGGACTGCGTAACCTGAAATGGACCAATGTTAAGCCACAGGTTGATCTGGTCGAATTCCCGGATGGCAAGCGCATTATCCTTCTGTCGGAAGGCCGTCTGCTCAATCTCGGCAACGCAACCGGCCATCCAAGCTTCGTGATGTCGGCTTCCTTCACCAATCAGGTTCTCGGTCAGATCGAACTCTTCACGCGTACGGACGCGTATAAGAACGAAGTTTATGTTCTGCCAAAGCACCTCGATGAAAAGGTTGCTCGTCTGCATCTCGACAAGCTCGGCGCTAAATTGACCGTGCTTTCGGATGAACAGGCCGCTTATATTGGTGTCACTCCACAAGGCCCATTCAAGTCGGAACACTACAGGTATTAA
- a CDS encoding ATP-binding protein, with product MPELGSTGSLRSKSAISAGRHLKASLSLGFHPLKRVVLKASVSFAALIAVVPAFAQGTENATRIALPFGGSVGAFEVIQFSIFLGALGAALLSAGWLIRDRSKTAQENNELRSRLSDMNLAVQRSEALLNLKDQRAIVWDANGARADVVGQLPFDSGAPQDRSHFLAFGRWLRPQSVTELERAVTALREQANAFDLTVETSNGTLLDVNGRTSGSFAIVRFVGLEGVQAERAALQAQNRELSEKLSLLRHLLDRLEQPVWLRGTDGRLEWVNAAYARAVDAVDGTQAISERRELFGVQARQRLERDRFVEPDIYEKLPAVVRGDRRVFDVTDVSAEAGSAGLGFDLSEVEQIREELSRTLKSHAETLDQLSTAVAIFDPDMKLQFFNQAFVSLWSLDTAWLETHPSNTLLFDRLRSEGKLPEQPEWRKWKDSMLAAYRAVEPEEHMWHLPDTRILRVVANPHPQGGVTWFFENMTEQLQLEARYNTLIKVQGETLDHLGEAVAVFGSDGRLRLSNPSFADLWSLPDAITVEGTHISTISKLCGQRGGDGIWDDFVSSVTGFLDERNGRMGQVELDDGVILSYAVVPLPKGQTMLTFIDVSDTVRVERALKEKNEALSLADQIKNDFVQHVSYELRSPLTNIIGFTELLQTPAFGSLNERQLEYLDHIGTSSAVLLTIVNDILDLATVDAGIMQLDIDDVAVMDEISAAAKRVSERLQEHDIALNIEIADDVEVFRADANRVRQVLFNLLSNASNYAPEGSTVSLQVVRDGTDILFAVHDDGPGMPGDVLDTVFKRFQAYQNGGRRRGVGLGLSIVKSFVELHGGRVEIETGADIGTTVICRFPAEARSFRVAAE from the coding sequence ATGCCAGAACTTGGCTCAACGGGGAGTTTGCGGAGTAAATCTGCAATCAGCGCAGGCAGGCACCTGAAAGCATCGCTTTCGCTTGGCTTCCATCCTCTGAAACGGGTTGTTCTGAAGGCTTCAGTCTCTTTCGCCGCGTTGATTGCGGTTGTTCCAGCTTTTGCACAAGGCACTGAGAACGCAACGCGTATTGCTCTGCCCTTTGGTGGCAGCGTGGGTGCTTTTGAAGTCATCCAGTTTTCGATTTTTCTGGGCGCCTTGGGTGCAGCCCTCCTCTCGGCTGGCTGGCTGATCCGGGACCGTTCCAAAACCGCACAGGAAAACAATGAGCTTCGGTCGCGCCTTTCAGATATGAATCTGGCCGTGCAGCGCAGTGAGGCGCTGCTTAATCTCAAAGATCAGCGCGCAATTGTCTGGGACGCAAATGGCGCACGCGCTGATGTTGTCGGCCAACTCCCCTTTGATAGCGGGGCGCCACAGGATCGCTCGCATTTCCTCGCTTTTGGCCGGTGGCTGCGTCCGCAATCCGTGACCGAGCTTGAGCGAGCGGTAACTGCCTTGCGTGAGCAGGCGAATGCTTTTGATTTGACGGTCGAAACCAGCAATGGCACCCTGCTTGACGTCAATGGCCGCACCTCGGGAAGTTTTGCCATTGTGCGTTTCGTTGGTCTTGAGGGTGTTCAGGCCGAGCGCGCAGCGCTTCAGGCGCAGAACCGCGAATTGTCTGAAAAATTGTCACTGCTGCGGCATTTGCTTGATCGTCTTGAGCAGCCGGTCTGGCTGCGCGGTACAGATGGTCGCTTGGAATGGGTTAATGCTGCCTATGCACGTGCTGTGGATGCAGTGGATGGCACGCAGGCCATATCTGAGCGTCGTGAATTGTTTGGCGTGCAGGCGCGTCAGCGTCTGGAACGTGATCGTTTTGTCGAGCCGGATATTTATGAAAAGCTGCCTGCCGTCGTGCGCGGCGACCGGCGTGTTTTCGATGTAACCGATGTGAGTGCAGAGGCTGGTTCTGCCGGTCTGGGCTTTGATCTCAGCGAAGTCGAGCAGATCCGCGAAGAATTAAGTCGCACATTGAAGAGCCATGCCGAGACGCTCGATCAGCTTTCAACCGCTGTGGCGATCTTCGATCCAGATATGAAGCTGCAATTCTTTAATCAGGCTTTCGTTTCGCTCTGGTCGCTCGATACGGCCTGGCTTGAGACACATCCGAGCAATACGCTGCTGTTTGATCGTCTGCGTTCGGAAGGCAAGCTGCCGGAACAGCCGGAATGGCGCAAGTGGAAGGATTCCATGCTTGCTGCTTATCGCGCTGTCGAGCCGGAAGAGCATATGTGGCATCTGCCGGATACACGCATATTGCGCGTTGTCGCCAATCCGCATCCGCAAGGCGGCGTGACGTGGTTCTTTGAGAATATGACGGAACAGCTACAGCTTGAAGCCCGCTATAACACACTCATCAAGGTGCAGGGCGAAACGCTCGACCATCTTGGTGAAGCGGTGGCGGTGTTCGGTTCCGATGGTCGTCTGCGTCTGTCTAACCCGTCTTTTGCCGATCTCTGGTCATTGCCTGATGCGATCACCGTTGAAGGCACGCATATTTCGACCATTTCCAAGCTTTGCGGTCAGCGTGGCGGCGATGGCATCTGGGACGATTTCGTTTCCTCTGTCACTGGCTTCCTTGATGAGCGCAATGGCCGTATGGGACAGGTCGAACTGGATGATGGTGTTATCCTTTCCTATGCCGTCGTGCCACTGCCAAAGGGGCAGACGATGCTGACCTTTATCGATGTCAGCGATACGGTGCGTGTTGAGCGGGCACTGAAGGAAAAGAACGAAGCGCTGTCGCTTGCCGATCAGATAAAGAACGATTTCGTGCAGCATGTTTCCTATGAACTGCGTTCGCCTCTGACCAATATCATCGGCTTCACCGAACTGCTGCAAACGCCAGCCTTCGGTTCGCTCAATGAGCGTCAGCTCGAATATCTCGATCACATTGGCACATCGTCTGCCGTGCTTCTGACCATCGTTAACGATATTCTTGATCTCGCGACCGTCGATGCTGGTATCATGCAGCTTGATATTGACGATGTTGCTGTGATGGACGAGATTTCGGCAGCGGCAAAGCGCGTGAGTGAGCGTTTGCAAGAGCACGACATCGCGCTCAATATCGAAATCGCAGACGATGTTGAGGTGTTCAGAGCTGATGCCAATCGCGTTCGTCAGGTGCTGTTCAATCTCCTGTCCAATGCTTCCAATTATGCACCGGAAGGCTCGACCGTTTCGCTGCAAGTTGTGCGCGATGGCACGGATATTCTGTTTGCAGTGCATGATGACGGTCCGGGCATGCCGGGTGATGTGCTGGATACGGTGTTCAAGCGTTTTCAGGCCTATCAGAATGGCGGTCGCAGACGCGGCGTAGGGCTTGGTCTCTCCATCGTGAAGAGCTTTGTCGAGCTGCATGGCGGTCGCGTGGAAATTGAAACTGGTGCAGATATTGGTACGACCGTTATTTGTCGCTTCCCGGCGGAAGCACGCAGCTTCCGTGTTGCCGCCGAATAA